In Silene latifolia isolate original U9 population chromosome X, ASM4854445v1, whole genome shotgun sequence, the following proteins share a genomic window:
- the LOC141623420 gene encoding uncharacterized protein LOC141623420 isoform X1, translated as MGSNGMFTEVDDNQTWNKIEEMAVHNSQYSRPRKATRGGKHEVDSVTQLGAQLRAHIDTINLKFEKAMARLEEASKSPKHHVNAMTASSSIPSGICENCGTLGHDPSECRGTNEQVNAFQAYKSGTPYSNYYNENTKFHPNLSYKSQNVQNPQTTYTPPPMRNQNQRPFYNQNQGYQNQSPYNQQNDQGFDVQKAVLQMQKNQQEFFTQMQKDSQAKETTINNILAHTKMLETQLTQLASSSSQRQKGQLPPQSNPPRHETVSAIHLRSGTRYEAPKKQVENEAVKASDKEEIVQNSKDGESSKEEISKKNEDKVKEKEPIVIRLPFPSRQAKPKFDDQLGKFMEIVKNLEVSIPFTELINHVLGLCEIHERHPHKEEVDPEA; from the coding sequence atgggatcaaatggaatgttcaccgaagttgatgacaatcaaacttggaacaaaattgaggaaatggcggtccataactcacaatatagtagacctcgcaaggctactagaggaggaaagcatgaagtggactccgttactcaattgggtgctcaacttagagctcacattgataccatcaatttgaagtttgaaaaagctatggctagacttgaagaagcctcaaaatcaccaaagcatcatgttaatgctatgacggcatcttcatcaatcccaagtgggatatgtgagaattgtggaactttgggacatgacccaagtgaatgtaggggaacaaatgaacaagtgaatgctttccaagcatacaagagtggtaccccttattccaactattacaatgaaaacaccaaattccatccaaatctctcatacaaaagccaaaatgttcaaaaccctcaaacaacatacaccccacctcccatgagaaaccaaaatcaaagacccttttacaaccaaaaccaaggttaccaaaatcaatctccatacaatcaacaaaatgaccaaggttttgatgttcaaaaagcggtccttcaaatgcaaaagaatcaacaagaatttttcactcaaatgcaaaaagatagtcaagcaaaggaaaccaccatcaacaacattctagctcacaccaaaatgttggaaactcaattgactcaactagcatcttcaagctcacaaagacaaaaggggcaattaccacctcaaagtaatcccccaagacatgaaacggttagtgccattcacttgagaagtggtacaaggtatgaagcaccgaagaagcaagttgagaatgaggctgtgaaagctagtgataaggaagaaattgtgcaaaactccaaggatggagaatcatcaaaagaagaaatttcaaagaaaaatgaagacaaggtcaaggagaaggagcccattgtgattagacttccttttccgagtcgtcaagccaagcccaaatttgatgaccaacttggaaaatttatggaaattgtgaagaatttggaagtctcaattcctttcacggaattaatcaatcacgtcttaggcctatgcgaaatacatgaaagacatcctcacaaagaagaagtcgatccggaagcttga
- the LOC141623420 gene encoding uncharacterized protein LOC141623420 isoform X2, whose amino-acid sequence MKDILTKKKSIRKLETIAFTKVSSAILQGSSPPKLKDPGSFSIPCTIGNTTINKALCDLGASMSVMPYSVSKRLGMGELKCTNITLQMADRSTKTPLGIWEDVPVRIGKFFIPVDFVIVDMEEDSNIPIILGRPFLHTAGAVIDVKHGELTLEVGDESITFNLDKTMRAPRLHEPCFMIDHYSRKDDRKKSELQWKNKIEDAPFKEQVNCNKESLQISPKSSNEEDGLIGQDKIMGELSLSTQEIFSDQVDEVFGLWDDEFEGIFNPYIGNAIDQDRQQGQRSIEELYHDNEQAFDYFFKVLSNINNTLDMPP is encoded by the coding sequence atgaaagacatcctcacaaagaagaagtcgatccggaagcttgagactatcgccttcactaaggtgagtagtgcaatacttcaagggagttcacctccaaaactcaaggatccgggaagcttctcaataccgtgtaccattggtaacaccacgatcaacaaagccttatgtgatctaggggctagtatgagtgttatgccgtactcggtgagtaaaaggttggggatgggagagcttaaatgcaccaatattacactccaaatggccgatagatcgacgaagacaccattagggatatgggaagatgttcccgtgcgaattgggaaatttttcatcccggtggactttgtcattgttgatatggaagaagattccaacattccaatcattctaggaagacctttcttacacaccgcgggtgcggtgattgatgtgaaacatggagagcttactctagaagtgggagatgagagcataactttcaatcttgacaagactatgagagctccccgtttacatgaaccatgttttatgattgatcattatagccggaaggatgataggaagaagtcggaacttcaatggaagaataaaattgaagatgctccattcaaagagcaagtgaattgtaacaaagagagcttgcaaatctcaccaaagtcaagtaatgaagaagatggcctcattggccaagacaagataatgggagagttgtctctatcaactcaagagatctttagtgatcaagtagatgaagtgtttggtctttgggacgatgagtttgaagggattttcaatccctatattggtaatgctatcgatcaagaccgacaacaagggcaaagatctattgaagaactttatcacgacaatgaacaagcttttgattactttttcaaggtgttgagcaacattaacaacaccttggacatgcccccttga